From one Humulus lupulus chromosome 8, drHumLupu1.1, whole genome shotgun sequence genomic stretch:
- the LOC133796631 gene encoding uncharacterized protein LOC133796631: MCKLVVANIAEIYKAYKTGNYKPMDANKDLYSSPVYKKCTESLILILICYRTESEERIEGRIKIKICEWVNISEINGGVYVIVCLTEYELLHNIQTQFQIVSE; this comes from the exons ATGTGTAAATTGGTGGTGGCTAACATAGCAGAGATCTATAAGGCTTACAAAACTGGGAATTACAAGCCAATGGATGCCAATAAAGATCTTTACTCTTCACCTGTCTATAAAAAATGCA cTGAGAGCCTAATACTGATATTGATTTGTTATCGAACTGAGTCTGAGGAAAGAATTGAAGGGCGGATCAAGATCAAAATATGTGAATGGGTAAATATATCAGAGATAAATGGAGGAGTGTATGTCATTGTGTGCTTGACAGAGTATGAGTTATTGCATAATATTCAGACCCAGTTTCAGATTGTTAGTGAATGA